From the Anaeromyxobacter dehalogenans 2CP-1 genome, the window CCGCCGAGGTGCTGAAGGATGGCTGGCTCGCCACCGGCGACATCGGGTTCGTGGACGAGGCCGGCTGCCTCAAGATCACCGACCGCAAGAAGGACATCATCGTCACCGCGGGCGGGAAGAACGTCGCGCCGCAGAACCTGGAGAACGAGCTGAAGACCGATCCGCTCGTCTCGCAGGTGATGGTGCACGGCGACAAGCGCAAGTTCCTCTCGGCGCTCATCACGCTGAACGAGGAGAACGCGCGCAAGTGGGCCGGCGACCACGGCCTGCCCGCGGGCGAGGGGCTGCACCGCGATCCGCGGCTGCGCGCACGCATCCAGCAGACCATCGACGCGCTGAACGCCCGGCAGGCGAGCTACGCCACGATCAAGAAGTTCGAGATCCTCCCCCGCGACTTCACCCAGGCGACCGGCGAGCTGACGCCGACGCTGAAGGTGAAGCGCAAGGTCGTCACGCAGCAGTACCGGGCCCTGCTCGACTCCTTCTACGCCGAGTAGCCGTCGCCCCCACGAGGCGGTCGCGCCCCGGGGCGCCGAGTGCTTAACTGACCCCGGGGTGCCAGGTCGCGCGGCCGCCCGGCGAGGGGATCATGGAGCAGAGCGGGGTACGGGTCCTCCTCGTCGAGGACGACGACGACAACCGGGAGCTGATGGCGGAGGTGCTCACCGCCTCCGGGTGCCTGGTCCTGTCCGCCGCGAGCGGGCAGGAGGGGCTGAAGACCCTGTCCGAGCACTCGATCGACGTGGTGGTCACCGACGTCGGCATGCCCGGCATGGGCGGGCTGGAGATGGCCCGGGCGGCGAAGGCCATCGCGCCCACCGTCCCGGTGGTCATCGTCACCGGCTGGGCGGAGCGCGACGACATCGCGCGGGCGCGCGGCCGCGACGTGGACGCGGTGCTCATCAAGCCGGTGGACCCGGACGCGCTCACCGCCGCAGTGAACGACGCGGTGCAGACGCACGGGCGCGCGTAGCGGCGGCCGGGCCGGCTTGACACTCCCGGATCCGCCCAATACGTTGCGCTCTCCCCAGGCTTGATTCTGGAATCAGCGGCCGCCGAGCGGCTCCGAGGGTCCGACATGGCAGTGTCCACCGTGAAGGAAGTCTTCGAGCAGCACATCCCGGCGAAGCTCCAGGCGAAGCCGGACGTCGTCACCCGGATCGCGGCGGTCTACCAGTTCAACATCAGCGGTCCCGGCGGCGGCACCTGGGGCGTGGACTGCACCGCGCCGGGCGGGAAGGTGAGCGAGGGCGCGCCCGCCAGCCCGAAGTGCACGGTCGCCGCGACCGAGCAGGACTTCCTGAACATCGTGAACGGCAAGCTCAACCCGCAGATGGCGTTCATGTCCGGGAAGCTGAAGATCCAGGGCGACATGGGCCTCGCCATGAAGCTGCAGCAGATCCTGGTCTGATCCTGGGCCACGGGCGTGGCGCTCCCGCTCGCCG encodes:
- a CDS encoding response regulator, with amino-acid sequence MEQSGVRVLLVEDDDDNRELMAEVLTASGCLVLSAASGQEGLKTLSEHSIDVVVTDVGMPGMGGLEMARAAKAIAPTVPVVIVTGWAERDDIARARGRDVDAVLIKPVDPDALTAAVNDAVQTHGRA
- a CDS encoding SCP2 sterol-binding domain-containing protein, with the protein product MAVSTVKEVFEQHIPAKLQAKPDVVTRIAAVYQFNISGPGGGTWGVDCTAPGGKVSEGAPASPKCTVAATEQDFLNIVNGKLNPQMAFMSGKLKIQGDMGLAMKLQQILV